In Mercurialis annua linkage group LG6, ddMerAnnu1.2, whole genome shotgun sequence, the following are encoded in one genomic region:
- the LOC126686552 gene encoding DUF724 domain-containing protein 6 isoform X1 yields MKFKIKFKMRTESNPQQHINFIKGQQIEVSSDEEGFRGAWYEATIVEPISKKRKKLKVQYKTLVNEDGSTPLSELVDVAYIRPLPPPGGESRAVFDIGDVVDAGYRDGWWTGIVRKVLDGGCRYRVYFDNPPDVFEFEAQSLRPHCDWIDGSWVSAEKQQVAPAESLFSSGTAVEVNIDKQNARDAWFPAVVIKENGDNTFLVKYQSSGNSDEAATRLNVDSLHIQPAPPHYEDRKFELLDKVDAMYDSCWQNGLITKLLAGRRYNVYFKHINTEKALSHIKLRPHAEWIDGQWRCKYKEITPASHDDQKQFGVLNGCSFSSGLSIEQESSGTAEAKTEEKTPCSATVRDMLEQSTRCNEKTPSNTLPPSKKIKLAAPSGTGVHPSYSIKLPEEDALDVPLSASVKMPNKRPDIETLRGIASQITSGNRARFSKKPIVSSLVAAKSESTTPAGKKKLVSLSNSSLIRIKELPEKTRLQKTAEVKSQTLDIVTMKGRHTKSPFRSPKVSVESATCMDANEGEKNEDEANVPLDLSLEATGTPVHGDETLKLIREQRNLSDSAGGTNTILHQYKRGGSSQRRKRGRPRKLVTLSQLGTEAGTEDNGIQNVANETIVRAQPANEVELPLQKTVKSTVPETAFTEEAARVSRTDCFTTDMAIKPASKTLLDDDQPLSMWIDGMHSSASADELVSGRNSSGLDETNGRNVDMATVPCVKKAQGVKIPDENECVPFVKRSLVWNTIESMEIFQMIPQKPHFRPLADCKEEYREGSAIGIMVTFASLFEKITSLQFDGSESILTSILESLVDLEKHGFDVAILRNRVKDLLSIKDGKEELLNQSTEIERQIREHTDERGQLFSKINDIEKKITELQKELATFKSEMKTKENVIARLQSDVDSMNRRVNTDRDNFAKIASAPWISS; encoded by the exons atgaaattcaaaatcaaattcaaaatgcGCACAGAATCAAATCCCCAGCAGCACATCAATTTCATCAAAGGGCAGCAAATTGAAGTAAGCAGCGACGAAGAAGGGTTCAGAGGGGCATGGTACGAGGCCACAATTGTCGAACCCATttctaaaaagagaaaaaaattgaaggTACAGTACAAAACATTGGTTAATGAAGACGGGTCTACTCCATTGTCGGAGCTTGTCGATGTGGCTTATATAAGGCCGTTACCTCCTCCTGGTGGTGAGAGCCGGGCTGTGTTCGACATCGGCGACGTGGTTGATGCTGGGTATAGAGATGGGTGGTGGACTGGTATTGTACGGAAGGTTTTGGATGGTGGGTGTAGGTATAGAGTTTATTTTGATAATCCGCCTGATGTGTTTGAGTTTGAAGCTCAGAGTTTAAGGCCTCATTGTGATTGGATTGATGGCAGTTGGGTTTCAGCTGAAAAACAg caaGTGGCGCCGGCGGAATCACTATTTAGCTCAGGCACAGCAGTAGAGGTGAATATTGACAAACAAAATGCTCGCGATGCTTGGTTCCCTGCAGTCGTCATAAAGGAAAATGGAGACAACACTTTCTTGGTGAAGTATCAAAGTTCAGGGAATAGCGATGAGGCTGCCACCAGACTTAATGTGGATTCCCTTCATATTCAGCCTGCTCCTCCTCATTATGAAGACAGAAAATTTGAACTGCTTGACAAGGTGGATGCGATGTATGACTCTTGTTGGCAAAATGGATTAATAACTAAACTTCTTGCTGGAAGGAGGTACAATGtctattttaaacatataaatacGGAGAAAGCACTTAGTCATATAAAATTAAGACCTCATGCAGAATGGATTGATGGCCAATGGAGGTGTAAATACAAG gaaATAACGCCTGCTTCTCATGATGATCAGAAACAGTTCGGTGTTCTCAATGGCTGCAGTTTTAGTTCTGGCTTGTCCATAGAACAAGAAAGTTCAGGTACTGCAGAGGCTAAGACTGAAGAAAAAACACCTTGTTCTGCAACTGTAAGGGATATGTTGGAGCAGTCTACTCGTTGCAATGAAAAGACACCATCTAATACCTTGCCTCCAAGCAAGAAGATTAAGCTGGCAGCTCCTAGTGGTACCGGTGTGCATCCAAGTTACTCCATAAAATTACCAGAAGAAGATGCTTTAGATGTCCCATTATCAGCTTCAGTGAAAATGCCAAATAAAAGACCAGATATAGAAACTCTTCGTGGAATAGCAAGTCAAATAACCAGTGGTAATAGGGCCAGATTCTCCAAAAAACCCATTGTTAGCTCACTGGTTGCTGCTAAATCTGAGAGCACTACTCCTGCAGGAAAGAAAAAA CTTGTTTCTCTGTCTAATAGCAGTCTCATTCGTATTAAAGAGCTACCTGAG AAGACTAGACTGCAGAAAACTGCTGAAGTAAAATCCCAAACATTGGACATTGTCACAATGAAAGGGAGACATACTAAATCACCATTTCGAAGTCCAAAGGTTTCAG TAGAATCTGCTACTTGCATGGATGCAAATGAGGGTGAAAAGAATGAGGATGAAGCTAATGTCCCTCTTGACTTATCATTAGAAGCTACTGGAACTCCGGTTCATGGTGATGAGACACTGAAGCTTATAAGGGAACAAAGAAACTTGAGTGATTCAGCAGGTGGCACAAATACG ATACTTCATCAGTATAAACGTGGAGGAAGCAGTCAACGAAGAAAGAGAGGAAGACCACGAAAACTAGTAACATTAAGCCAATTGGGCACAGAAGCCG GTACAGAAGACAATGGAATTCAAAATGTTGCTAATGAAACAATTGTAAGAGCTCAACCAGCTAATGAAGTTGAACTTCCCTTACAGAAAACAGTGAAGTCTACAG TTCCTGAGACTGCATTTACGGAGGAAGCAGCTAGAGTTTCCAGGACAGATTGCTTCACAACAGATATGGCAATTAAACCTGCATCAAAGACTCTGCTTGATGATGATCAACCTTTATCAATGTGGATCGATGGGATGCACTCCTCTGCGTCTGCTGATGAGTTAG TTTCTGGAAGGAATTCTAGTGGACTGGATGAGACAAATGGAAGAAATGTTGATATGGCAACGGTACCTTGTGTGAAAAAGGCCCAAGGCGTAAAGATACCAGATGAAAATGAGTGTGTGCCTTTCGTAAAGAGATCATTGGTATGGAATACCATTGAATCTATGGAAATCTTTCAAATGATACCACAAAAACCTCATTTTCGTCCTTTAGCTGATTGTAAAGAGGAGTATCGTGAAGGATCGGCCATTGGCATAATGGTCACATTCGCCAGTTTGTTTGAGAAGATAACCTCATTGCAATTTGATGGTTCCGAGAGCATTTTGACGAGTATTTTGGAAAGTCTTGTTGATTTAGAGAAGCATGGATTTGATGTTGCCATTCTGAGAAACCGTGTGAAAGATTTGCTGTCAATTAAGGATGGGAAAGAGGAGCTTCTAAACCAGTCAACAGAAATTGAAAGACAGATACGAGAGCATACCGATGAGAGGGGACAATTGTTTTCAAAGATAAATGATATCGAAAAGAAGATAACCGAGTTACAGAAAGAGCTCGCGACGTTTAAGTCGGAGATGAAAACCAAGGAAAATGTGATCGCCAGGCTGCAGTCGGATGTGGATTCTATGAACAGACGCGTTAACACTGACCGAGATAATTTTGCAAAAATAGCTAGTGCCCCTTGGATTTCGTCGTga
- the LOC126686552 gene encoding DUF724 domain-containing protein 6 isoform X3 yields the protein MKFKIKFKMRTESNPQQHINFIKGQQIEVSSDEEGFRGAWYEATIVEPISKKRKKLKVQYKTLVNEDGSTPLSELVDVAYIRPLPPPGGESRAVFDIGDVVDAGYRDGWWTGIVRKVLDGGCRYRVYFDNPPDVFEFEAQSLRPHCDWIDGSWVSAEKQQVAPAESLFSSGTAVEVNIDKQNARDAWFPAVVIKENGDNTFLVKYQSSGNSDEAATRLNVDSLHIQPAPPHYEDRKFELLDKVDAMYDSCWQNGLITKLLAGRRYNVYFKHINTEKALSHIKLRPHAEWIDGQWRCKYKEITPASHDDQKQFGVLNGCSFSSGLSIEQESSGTAEAKTEEKTPCSATVRDMLEQSTRCNEKTPSNTLPPSKKIKLAAPSGTGVHPSYSIKLPEEDALDVPLSASVKMPNKRPDIETLRGIASQITSGNRARFSKKPIVSSLVAAKSESTTPAGKKKLVSLSNSSLIRIKELPEKTRLQKTAEVKSQTLDIVTMKGRHTKSPFRSPKVSESATCMDANEGEKNEDEANVPLDLSLEATGTPVHGDETLKLIREQRNLSDSAGGTNTILHQYKRGGSSQRRKRGRPRKLVTLSQLGTEAGTEDNGIQNVANETIVRAQPANEVELPLQKTVKSTVPETAFTEEAARVSRTDCFTTDMAIKPASKTLLDDDQPLSMWIDGMHSSASADELVSGRNSSGLDETNGRNVDMATVPCVKKAQGVKIPDENECVPFVKRSLVWNTIESMEIFQMIPQKPHFRPLADCKEEYREGSAIGIMVTFASLFEKITSLQFDGSESILTSILESLVDLEKHGFDVAILRNRVKDLLSIKDGKEELLNQSTEIERQIREHTDERGQLFSKINDIEKKITELQKELATFKSEMKTKENVIARLQSDVDSMNRRVNTDRDNFAKIASAPWISS from the exons atgaaattcaaaatcaaattcaaaatgcGCACAGAATCAAATCCCCAGCAGCACATCAATTTCATCAAAGGGCAGCAAATTGAAGTAAGCAGCGACGAAGAAGGGTTCAGAGGGGCATGGTACGAGGCCACAATTGTCGAACCCATttctaaaaagagaaaaaaattgaaggTACAGTACAAAACATTGGTTAATGAAGACGGGTCTACTCCATTGTCGGAGCTTGTCGATGTGGCTTATATAAGGCCGTTACCTCCTCCTGGTGGTGAGAGCCGGGCTGTGTTCGACATCGGCGACGTGGTTGATGCTGGGTATAGAGATGGGTGGTGGACTGGTATTGTACGGAAGGTTTTGGATGGTGGGTGTAGGTATAGAGTTTATTTTGATAATCCGCCTGATGTGTTTGAGTTTGAAGCTCAGAGTTTAAGGCCTCATTGTGATTGGATTGATGGCAGTTGGGTTTCAGCTGAAAAACAg caaGTGGCGCCGGCGGAATCACTATTTAGCTCAGGCACAGCAGTAGAGGTGAATATTGACAAACAAAATGCTCGCGATGCTTGGTTCCCTGCAGTCGTCATAAAGGAAAATGGAGACAACACTTTCTTGGTGAAGTATCAAAGTTCAGGGAATAGCGATGAGGCTGCCACCAGACTTAATGTGGATTCCCTTCATATTCAGCCTGCTCCTCCTCATTATGAAGACAGAAAATTTGAACTGCTTGACAAGGTGGATGCGATGTATGACTCTTGTTGGCAAAATGGATTAATAACTAAACTTCTTGCTGGAAGGAGGTACAATGtctattttaaacatataaatacGGAGAAAGCACTTAGTCATATAAAATTAAGACCTCATGCAGAATGGATTGATGGCCAATGGAGGTGTAAATACAAG gaaATAACGCCTGCTTCTCATGATGATCAGAAACAGTTCGGTGTTCTCAATGGCTGCAGTTTTAGTTCTGGCTTGTCCATAGAACAAGAAAGTTCAGGTACTGCAGAGGCTAAGACTGAAGAAAAAACACCTTGTTCTGCAACTGTAAGGGATATGTTGGAGCAGTCTACTCGTTGCAATGAAAAGACACCATCTAATACCTTGCCTCCAAGCAAGAAGATTAAGCTGGCAGCTCCTAGTGGTACCGGTGTGCATCCAAGTTACTCCATAAAATTACCAGAAGAAGATGCTTTAGATGTCCCATTATCAGCTTCAGTGAAAATGCCAAATAAAAGACCAGATATAGAAACTCTTCGTGGAATAGCAAGTCAAATAACCAGTGGTAATAGGGCCAGATTCTCCAAAAAACCCATTGTTAGCTCACTGGTTGCTGCTAAATCTGAGAGCACTACTCCTGCAGGAAAGAAAAAA CTTGTTTCTCTGTCTAATAGCAGTCTCATTCGTATTAAAGAGCTACCTGAG AAGACTAGACTGCAGAAAACTGCTGAAGTAAAATCCCAAACATTGGACATTGTCACAATGAAAGGGAGACATACTAAATCACCATTTCGAAGTCCAAAGGTTTCAG AATCTGCTACTTGCATGGATGCAAATGAGGGTGAAAAGAATGAGGATGAAGCTAATGTCCCTCTTGACTTATCATTAGAAGCTACTGGAACTCCGGTTCATGGTGATGAGACACTGAAGCTTATAAGGGAACAAAGAAACTTGAGTGATTCAGCAGGTGGCACAAATACG ATACTTCATCAGTATAAACGTGGAGGAAGCAGTCAACGAAGAAAGAGAGGAAGACCACGAAAACTAGTAACATTAAGCCAATTGGGCACAGAAGCCG GTACAGAAGACAATGGAATTCAAAATGTTGCTAATGAAACAATTGTAAGAGCTCAACCAGCTAATGAAGTTGAACTTCCCTTACAGAAAACAGTGAAGTCTACAG TTCCTGAGACTGCATTTACGGAGGAAGCAGCTAGAGTTTCCAGGACAGATTGCTTCACAACAGATATGGCAATTAAACCTGCATCAAAGACTCTGCTTGATGATGATCAACCTTTATCAATGTGGATCGATGGGATGCACTCCTCTGCGTCTGCTGATGAGTTAG TTTCTGGAAGGAATTCTAGTGGACTGGATGAGACAAATGGAAGAAATGTTGATATGGCAACGGTACCTTGTGTGAAAAAGGCCCAAGGCGTAAAGATACCAGATGAAAATGAGTGTGTGCCTTTCGTAAAGAGATCATTGGTATGGAATACCATTGAATCTATGGAAATCTTTCAAATGATACCACAAAAACCTCATTTTCGTCCTTTAGCTGATTGTAAAGAGGAGTATCGTGAAGGATCGGCCATTGGCATAATGGTCACATTCGCCAGTTTGTTTGAGAAGATAACCTCATTGCAATTTGATGGTTCCGAGAGCATTTTGACGAGTATTTTGGAAAGTCTTGTTGATTTAGAGAAGCATGGATTTGATGTTGCCATTCTGAGAAACCGTGTGAAAGATTTGCTGTCAATTAAGGATGGGAAAGAGGAGCTTCTAAACCAGTCAACAGAAATTGAAAGACAGATACGAGAGCATACCGATGAGAGGGGACAATTGTTTTCAAAGATAAATGATATCGAAAAGAAGATAACCGAGTTACAGAAAGAGCTCGCGACGTTTAAGTCGGAGATGAAAACCAAGGAAAATGTGATCGCCAGGCTGCAGTCGGATGTGGATTCTATGAACAGACGCGTTAACACTGACCGAGATAATTTTGCAAAAATAGCTAGTGCCCCTTGGATTTCGTCGTga
- the LOC126686552 gene encoding DUF724 domain-containing protein 6 isoform X4 — MKFKIKFKMRTESNPQQHINFIKGQQIEVSSDEEGFRGAWYEATIVEPISKKRKKLKVQYKTLVNEDGSTPLSELVDVAYIRPLPPPGGESRAVFDIGDVVDAGYRDGWWTGIVRKVLDGGCRYRVYFDNPPDVFEFEAQSLRPHCDWIDGSWVSAEKQQVAPAESLFSSGTAVEVNIDKQNARDAWFPAVVIKENGDNTFLVKYQSSGNSDEAATRLNVDSLHIQPAPPHYEDRKFELLDKVDAMYDSCWQNGLITKLLAGRRYNVYFKHINTEKALSHIKLRPHAEWIDGQWRCKYKEITPASHDDQKQFGVLNGCSFSSGLSIEQESSGTAEAKTEEKTPCSATVRDMLEQSTRCNEKTPSNTLPPSKKIKLAAPSGTGVHPSYSIKLPEEDALDVPLSASVKMPNKRPDIETLRGIASQITSGNRARFSKKPIVSSLVAAKSESTTPAGKKKLVSLSNSSLIRIKELPEKTRLQKTAEVKSQTLDIVTMKGRHTKSPFRSPKVSVESATCMDANEGEKNEDEANVPLDLSLEATGTPVHGDETLKLIREQRNLSDSAGGTNTILHQYKRGGSSQRRKRGRPRKLVTLSQLGTEAEDNGIQNVANETIVRAQPANEVELPLQKTVKSTVPETAFTEEAARVSRTDCFTTDMAIKPASKTLLDDDQPLSMWIDGMHSSASADELVSGRNSSGLDETNGRNVDMATVPCVKKAQGVKIPDENECVPFVKRSLVWNTIESMEIFQMIPQKPHFRPLADCKEEYREGSAIGIMVTFASLFEKITSLQFDGSESILTSILESLVDLEKHGFDVAILRNRVKDLLSIKDGKEELLNQSTEIERQIREHTDERGQLFSKINDIEKKITELQKELATFKSEMKTKENVIARLQSDVDSMNRRVNTDRDNFAKIASAPWISS, encoded by the exons atgaaattcaaaatcaaattcaaaatgcGCACAGAATCAAATCCCCAGCAGCACATCAATTTCATCAAAGGGCAGCAAATTGAAGTAAGCAGCGACGAAGAAGGGTTCAGAGGGGCATGGTACGAGGCCACAATTGTCGAACCCATttctaaaaagagaaaaaaattgaaggTACAGTACAAAACATTGGTTAATGAAGACGGGTCTACTCCATTGTCGGAGCTTGTCGATGTGGCTTATATAAGGCCGTTACCTCCTCCTGGTGGTGAGAGCCGGGCTGTGTTCGACATCGGCGACGTGGTTGATGCTGGGTATAGAGATGGGTGGTGGACTGGTATTGTACGGAAGGTTTTGGATGGTGGGTGTAGGTATAGAGTTTATTTTGATAATCCGCCTGATGTGTTTGAGTTTGAAGCTCAGAGTTTAAGGCCTCATTGTGATTGGATTGATGGCAGTTGGGTTTCAGCTGAAAAACAg caaGTGGCGCCGGCGGAATCACTATTTAGCTCAGGCACAGCAGTAGAGGTGAATATTGACAAACAAAATGCTCGCGATGCTTGGTTCCCTGCAGTCGTCATAAAGGAAAATGGAGACAACACTTTCTTGGTGAAGTATCAAAGTTCAGGGAATAGCGATGAGGCTGCCACCAGACTTAATGTGGATTCCCTTCATATTCAGCCTGCTCCTCCTCATTATGAAGACAGAAAATTTGAACTGCTTGACAAGGTGGATGCGATGTATGACTCTTGTTGGCAAAATGGATTAATAACTAAACTTCTTGCTGGAAGGAGGTACAATGtctattttaaacatataaatacGGAGAAAGCACTTAGTCATATAAAATTAAGACCTCATGCAGAATGGATTGATGGCCAATGGAGGTGTAAATACAAG gaaATAACGCCTGCTTCTCATGATGATCAGAAACAGTTCGGTGTTCTCAATGGCTGCAGTTTTAGTTCTGGCTTGTCCATAGAACAAGAAAGTTCAGGTACTGCAGAGGCTAAGACTGAAGAAAAAACACCTTGTTCTGCAACTGTAAGGGATATGTTGGAGCAGTCTACTCGTTGCAATGAAAAGACACCATCTAATACCTTGCCTCCAAGCAAGAAGATTAAGCTGGCAGCTCCTAGTGGTACCGGTGTGCATCCAAGTTACTCCATAAAATTACCAGAAGAAGATGCTTTAGATGTCCCATTATCAGCTTCAGTGAAAATGCCAAATAAAAGACCAGATATAGAAACTCTTCGTGGAATAGCAAGTCAAATAACCAGTGGTAATAGGGCCAGATTCTCCAAAAAACCCATTGTTAGCTCACTGGTTGCTGCTAAATCTGAGAGCACTACTCCTGCAGGAAAGAAAAAA CTTGTTTCTCTGTCTAATAGCAGTCTCATTCGTATTAAAGAGCTACCTGAG AAGACTAGACTGCAGAAAACTGCTGAAGTAAAATCCCAAACATTGGACATTGTCACAATGAAAGGGAGACATACTAAATCACCATTTCGAAGTCCAAAGGTTTCAG TAGAATCTGCTACTTGCATGGATGCAAATGAGGGTGAAAAGAATGAGGATGAAGCTAATGTCCCTCTTGACTTATCATTAGAAGCTACTGGAACTCCGGTTCATGGTGATGAGACACTGAAGCTTATAAGGGAACAAAGAAACTTGAGTGATTCAGCAGGTGGCACAAATACG ATACTTCATCAGTATAAACGTGGAGGAAGCAGTCAACGAAGAAAGAGAGGAAGACCACGAAAACTAGTAACATTAAGCCAATTGGGCACAGAAGCCG AAGACAATGGAATTCAAAATGTTGCTAATGAAACAATTGTAAGAGCTCAACCAGCTAATGAAGTTGAACTTCCCTTACAGAAAACAGTGAAGTCTACAG TTCCTGAGACTGCATTTACGGAGGAAGCAGCTAGAGTTTCCAGGACAGATTGCTTCACAACAGATATGGCAATTAAACCTGCATCAAAGACTCTGCTTGATGATGATCAACCTTTATCAATGTGGATCGATGGGATGCACTCCTCTGCGTCTGCTGATGAGTTAG TTTCTGGAAGGAATTCTAGTGGACTGGATGAGACAAATGGAAGAAATGTTGATATGGCAACGGTACCTTGTGTGAAAAAGGCCCAAGGCGTAAAGATACCAGATGAAAATGAGTGTGTGCCTTTCGTAAAGAGATCATTGGTATGGAATACCATTGAATCTATGGAAATCTTTCAAATGATACCACAAAAACCTCATTTTCGTCCTTTAGCTGATTGTAAAGAGGAGTATCGTGAAGGATCGGCCATTGGCATAATGGTCACATTCGCCAGTTTGTTTGAGAAGATAACCTCATTGCAATTTGATGGTTCCGAGAGCATTTTGACGAGTATTTTGGAAAGTCTTGTTGATTTAGAGAAGCATGGATTTGATGTTGCCATTCTGAGAAACCGTGTGAAAGATTTGCTGTCAATTAAGGATGGGAAAGAGGAGCTTCTAAACCAGTCAACAGAAATTGAAAGACAGATACGAGAGCATACCGATGAGAGGGGACAATTGTTTTCAAAGATAAATGATATCGAAAAGAAGATAACCGAGTTACAGAAAGAGCTCGCGACGTTTAAGTCGGAGATGAAAACCAAGGAAAATGTGATCGCCAGGCTGCAGTCGGATGTGGATTCTATGAACAGACGCGTTAACACTGACCGAGATAATTTTGCAAAAATAGCTAGTGCCCCTTGGATTTCGTCGTga
- the LOC126686552 gene encoding DUF724 domain-containing protein 7 isoform X2, with product MKFKIKFKMRTESNPQQHINFIKGQQIEVSSDEEGFRGAWYEATIVEPISKKRKKLKVQYKTLVNEDGSTPLSELVDVAYIRPLPPPGGESRAVFDIGDVVDAGYRDGWWTGIVRKVLDGGCRYRVYFDNPPDVFEFEAQSLRPHCDWIDGSWVSAEKQQVAPAESLFSSGTAVEVNIDKQNARDAWFPAVVIKENGDNTFLVKYQSSGNSDEAATRLNVDSLHIQPAPPHYEDRKFELLDKVDAMYDSCWQNGLITKLLAGRRYNVYFKHINTEKALSHIKLRPHAEWIDGQWRCKYKEITPASHDDQKQFGVLNGCSFSSGLSIEQESSGTAEAKTEEKTPCSATVRDMLEQSTRCNEKTPSNTLPPSKKIKLAAPSGTGVHPSYSIKLPEEDALDVPLSASVKMPNKRPDIETLRGIASQITSGNRARFSKKPIVSSLVAAKSESTTPAGKKKLVSLSNSSLIRIKELPETRLQKTAEVKSQTLDIVTMKGRHTKSPFRSPKVSVESATCMDANEGEKNEDEANVPLDLSLEATGTPVHGDETLKLIREQRNLSDSAGGTNTILHQYKRGGSSQRRKRGRPRKLVTLSQLGTEAGTEDNGIQNVANETIVRAQPANEVELPLQKTVKSTVPETAFTEEAARVSRTDCFTTDMAIKPASKTLLDDDQPLSMWIDGMHSSASADELVSGRNSSGLDETNGRNVDMATVPCVKKAQGVKIPDENECVPFVKRSLVWNTIESMEIFQMIPQKPHFRPLADCKEEYREGSAIGIMVTFASLFEKITSLQFDGSESILTSILESLVDLEKHGFDVAILRNRVKDLLSIKDGKEELLNQSTEIERQIREHTDERGQLFSKINDIEKKITELQKELATFKSEMKTKENVIARLQSDVDSMNRRVNTDRDNFAKIASAPWISS from the exons atgaaattcaaaatcaaattcaaaatgcGCACAGAATCAAATCCCCAGCAGCACATCAATTTCATCAAAGGGCAGCAAATTGAAGTAAGCAGCGACGAAGAAGGGTTCAGAGGGGCATGGTACGAGGCCACAATTGTCGAACCCATttctaaaaagagaaaaaaattgaaggTACAGTACAAAACATTGGTTAATGAAGACGGGTCTACTCCATTGTCGGAGCTTGTCGATGTGGCTTATATAAGGCCGTTACCTCCTCCTGGTGGTGAGAGCCGGGCTGTGTTCGACATCGGCGACGTGGTTGATGCTGGGTATAGAGATGGGTGGTGGACTGGTATTGTACGGAAGGTTTTGGATGGTGGGTGTAGGTATAGAGTTTATTTTGATAATCCGCCTGATGTGTTTGAGTTTGAAGCTCAGAGTTTAAGGCCTCATTGTGATTGGATTGATGGCAGTTGGGTTTCAGCTGAAAAACAg caaGTGGCGCCGGCGGAATCACTATTTAGCTCAGGCACAGCAGTAGAGGTGAATATTGACAAACAAAATGCTCGCGATGCTTGGTTCCCTGCAGTCGTCATAAAGGAAAATGGAGACAACACTTTCTTGGTGAAGTATCAAAGTTCAGGGAATAGCGATGAGGCTGCCACCAGACTTAATGTGGATTCCCTTCATATTCAGCCTGCTCCTCCTCATTATGAAGACAGAAAATTTGAACTGCTTGACAAGGTGGATGCGATGTATGACTCTTGTTGGCAAAATGGATTAATAACTAAACTTCTTGCTGGAAGGAGGTACAATGtctattttaaacatataaatacGGAGAAAGCACTTAGTCATATAAAATTAAGACCTCATGCAGAATGGATTGATGGCCAATGGAGGTGTAAATACAAG gaaATAACGCCTGCTTCTCATGATGATCAGAAACAGTTCGGTGTTCTCAATGGCTGCAGTTTTAGTTCTGGCTTGTCCATAGAACAAGAAAGTTCAGGTACTGCAGAGGCTAAGACTGAAGAAAAAACACCTTGTTCTGCAACTGTAAGGGATATGTTGGAGCAGTCTACTCGTTGCAATGAAAAGACACCATCTAATACCTTGCCTCCAAGCAAGAAGATTAAGCTGGCAGCTCCTAGTGGTACCGGTGTGCATCCAAGTTACTCCATAAAATTACCAGAAGAAGATGCTTTAGATGTCCCATTATCAGCTTCAGTGAAAATGCCAAATAAAAGACCAGATATAGAAACTCTTCGTGGAATAGCAAGTCAAATAACCAGTGGTAATAGGGCCAGATTCTCCAAAAAACCCATTGTTAGCTCACTGGTTGCTGCTAAATCTGAGAGCACTACTCCTGCAGGAAAGAAAAAA CTTGTTTCTCTGTCTAATAGCAGTCTCATTCGTATTAAAGAGCTACCTGAG ACTAGACTGCAGAAAACTGCTGAAGTAAAATCCCAAACATTGGACATTGTCACAATGAAAGGGAGACATACTAAATCACCATTTCGAAGTCCAAAGGTTTCAG TAGAATCTGCTACTTGCATGGATGCAAATGAGGGTGAAAAGAATGAGGATGAAGCTAATGTCCCTCTTGACTTATCATTAGAAGCTACTGGAACTCCGGTTCATGGTGATGAGACACTGAAGCTTATAAGGGAACAAAGAAACTTGAGTGATTCAGCAGGTGGCACAAATACG ATACTTCATCAGTATAAACGTGGAGGAAGCAGTCAACGAAGAAAGAGAGGAAGACCACGAAAACTAGTAACATTAAGCCAATTGGGCACAGAAGCCG GTACAGAAGACAATGGAATTCAAAATGTTGCTAATGAAACAATTGTAAGAGCTCAACCAGCTAATGAAGTTGAACTTCCCTTACAGAAAACAGTGAAGTCTACAG TTCCTGAGACTGCATTTACGGAGGAAGCAGCTAGAGTTTCCAGGACAGATTGCTTCACAACAGATATGGCAATTAAACCTGCATCAAAGACTCTGCTTGATGATGATCAACCTTTATCAATGTGGATCGATGGGATGCACTCCTCTGCGTCTGCTGATGAGTTAG TTTCTGGAAGGAATTCTAGTGGACTGGATGAGACAAATGGAAGAAATGTTGATATGGCAACGGTACCTTGTGTGAAAAAGGCCCAAGGCGTAAAGATACCAGATGAAAATGAGTGTGTGCCTTTCGTAAAGAGATCATTGGTATGGAATACCATTGAATCTATGGAAATCTTTCAAATGATACCACAAAAACCTCATTTTCGTCCTTTAGCTGATTGTAAAGAGGAGTATCGTGAAGGATCGGCCATTGGCATAATGGTCACATTCGCCAGTTTGTTTGAGAAGATAACCTCATTGCAATTTGATGGTTCCGAGAGCATTTTGACGAGTATTTTGGAAAGTCTTGTTGATTTAGAGAAGCATGGATTTGATGTTGCCATTCTGAGAAACCGTGTGAAAGATTTGCTGTCAATTAAGGATGGGAAAGAGGAGCTTCTAAACCAGTCAACAGAAATTGAAAGACAGATACGAGAGCATACCGATGAGAGGGGACAATTGTTTTCAAAGATAAATGATATCGAAAAGAAGATAACCGAGTTACAGAAAGAGCTCGCGACGTTTAAGTCGGAGATGAAAACCAAGGAAAATGTGATCGCCAGGCTGCAGTCGGATGTGGATTCTATGAACAGACGCGTTAACACTGACCGAGATAATTTTGCAAAAATAGCTAGTGCCCCTTGGATTTCGTCGTga